In Sphingomonas crocodyli, a genomic segment contains:
- a CDS encoding NAD(P)/FAD-dependent oxidoreductase, whose translation MSAVDLLIVGSGPAGMSAAITARHHGLNVAVIDDQPAPGGQIWRAVERNTRSDAILGPTYVEGRAVAEAFRTSGARYLHGAQLWQIEPGFRAYLSRKRVAEMVDAKAIILATGAQERPIPFPGWTLPGVVTVGAAQILLKTAGQIPTGPTWIAGCGPLPLLYAIQLLRAGGELAGYLDTTPPGQWRAALKHLPKALRASADLLKGLSWMAKLTTSGVRVERGVTDLEALGDESLRQVRFETAKGSEIVDAGALLVHEGVVPNIHMAMSLDCAIEWDDAQQCFRPVVDPWGETSQSKLFVAGDGAGIGGANAALLRGELAALRAAAQLGRLSSEAAAHAARPVRKALARELAVRPFLDAMFKPRRAIFAPTDKTIVCRCEEISAGEIRSLAKIGLPGPNQIKAASRSGMGPCQGRQCGYTITRILSEVQQRAPADIGFYHVRPPLKPVTLAELASLQPLIDQ comes from the coding sequence GTTGAGCGAAATACGCGCAGCGATGCCATTCTGGGGCCGACCTATGTCGAAGGACGCGCTGTCGCCGAAGCCTTTCGTACAAGCGGTGCGCGCTATTTGCACGGTGCGCAGTTGTGGCAAATTGAGCCGGGTTTCCGCGCCTATTTGAGCCGCAAGCGTGTAGCCGAGATGGTGGATGCGAAAGCCATCATTCTCGCCACAGGTGCGCAAGAACGTCCGATCCCCTTTCCCGGCTGGACATTGCCAGGTGTGGTGACCGTGGGGGCGGCGCAGATCTTGCTCAAGACCGCGGGGCAAATCCCAACCGGCCCGACCTGGATCGCGGGCTGCGGGCCTTTGCCGCTTCTCTATGCAATTCAGTTGCTGCGGGCTGGGGGAGAGCTTGCGGGCTATCTCGATACGACGCCGCCAGGACAGTGGCGTGCGGCCCTCAAGCATCTGCCTAAAGCCTTACGGGCTTCGGCAGATCTGCTCAAAGGGCTTAGCTGGATGGCAAAGCTGACAACCAGCGGAGTGCGCGTCGAGCGCGGGGTGACCGATTTGGAGGCACTCGGTGATGAGAGCCTCCGGCAGGTTCGGTTTGAGACTGCCAAAGGCAGCGAAATTGTCGATGCCGGCGCCTTGCTCGTTCACGAAGGGGTTGTACCCAACATACATATGGCGATGTCACTAGACTGCGCCATCGAATGGGATGACGCACAGCAGTGTTTCAGGCCCGTCGTCGATCCTTGGGGGGAGACATCCCAATCAAAACTCTTTGTGGCGGGTGATGGCGCTGGGATTGGTGGGGCCAATGCTGCGCTCCTGCGGGGTGAATTGGCAGCTTTGAGGGCTGCTGCTCAATTAGGGCGGCTCAGCAGCGAGGCTGCCGCGCACGCTGCTCGCCCGGTGCGTAAGGCCTTGGCACGAGAACTGGCTGTGCGCCCATTCCTCGATGCGATGTTTAAGCCGCGCCGCGCGATATTCGCGCCAACGGATAAGACGATCGTATGCCGCTGCGAGGAGATTAGTGCAGGCGAAATCCGATCGCTCGCCAAGATCGGCTTACCGGGGCCTAATCAGATCAAAGCTGCTAGCCGCTCGGGTATGGGACCGTGTCAGGGACGGCAATGCGGGTACACGATCACGCGCATTTTGAGCGAAGTGCAACAGCGCGCGCCAGCCGATATCGGTTTCTATCATGTGCGCCCCCCTCTCAAGCCGGTCACGCTCGCAGAATTGGCGAGCCTTCAGCCATTGATCGATCAATGA
- a CDS encoding MFS transporter has translation MIRAFRWKARHTILSVLFVTSIVSFLDRMVMSAVIPFIAKDLELTALESGVLMSVFFAGYALSQVPGGMLADRFGVRRVTAVAMLWWSTFAALTGAATNMTVMLIARFLFGLGEGVYPASAFKAVAVWFPARERATANAIKLASTPLGGALAPLFVVAVMSFGTWRTVFYALFVPGVVIALLFWVLVRDDPSKSPHVTPEELAEIEGDEHVAVAKVQPGMGFVAAFREPGILRYFLVLFAFNIGNWGFTGWLPTYLVKVRGFSAVEMGAAASLPFFAATIGCLIGGWVSDRYFSTRRRVPIMATQLAAALFLYLTFTASSTPMLIVCQTLTGFFLSVFSSTFWALPITTMPKSLMGVLTGLINMAGQIAAFLSPIMIGFLVGAADGGFATAFALMIGTILLSCALVLTLPKHRVDEAAI, from the coding sequence ATGATCCGAGCGTTTCGCTGGAAAGCGCGCCACACGATATTGTCCGTCCTGTTTGTCACCTCGATCGTGTCGTTTCTCGACCGCATGGTGATGTCGGCGGTGATCCCATTTATCGCCAAGGATCTGGAGCTTACCGCGCTCGAGAGCGGTGTTTTGATGAGCGTATTTTTTGCTGGCTACGCCCTCTCGCAAGTGCCCGGTGGCATGCTTGCCGATCGCTTCGGGGTTCGGCGAGTGACGGCTGTCGCAATGTTGTGGTGGTCAACCTTTGCAGCATTGACCGGGGCTGCGACGAATATGACCGTCATGCTGATTGCCCGTTTTCTCTTTGGCTTGGGCGAAGGGGTTTATCCGGCATCAGCATTTAAGGCGGTGGCAGTTTGGTTCCCGGCTCGGGAGCGTGCAACGGCAAATGCCATCAAGCTCGCCTCGACGCCTCTTGGAGGCGCGCTTGCTCCCCTCTTCGTGGTCGCTGTGATGTCTTTTGGGACGTGGCGGACGGTGTTTTACGCGCTGTTTGTGCCAGGCGTTGTCATCGCCTTGCTGTTCTGGGTTTTGGTGCGCGACGACCCGTCTAAGAGCCCGCACGTAACGCCTGAAGAATTGGCGGAAATCGAAGGTGACGAGCATGTAGCCGTAGCCAAGGTCCAGCCGGGTATGGGCTTTGTCGCGGCATTCCGCGAACCCGGCATCTTGCGCTATTTCCTCGTGCTGTTTGCCTTCAATATCGGCAATTGGGGGTTCACTGGCTGGCTTCCGACATATCTGGTCAAAGTGCGCGGTTTTTCGGCGGTTGAGATGGGCGCGGCAGCATCGCTGCCTTTCTTCGCCGCCACTATTGGATGCTTGATCGGAGGTTGGGTTTCGGATCGCTATTTTAGCACCCGACGCCGCGTCCCAATCATGGCAACCCAGTTGGCAGCGGCACTCTTCCTTTATTTAACCTTCACGGCCTCATCGACGCCCATGCTGATCGTCTGTCAGACGCTCACCGGTTTCTTTTTGAGTGTATTCTCGTCGACCTTCTGGGCGCTGCCGATCACGACGATGCCCAAGTCGCTCATGGGGGTGTTGACCGGCCTCATCAACATGGCCGGCCAGATCGCTGCCTTTTTGTCACCGATCATGATCGGCTTCCTTGTTGGGGCAGCTGATGGAGGCTTTGCGACCGCCTTTGCGCTGATGATCGGGACAATCCTCTTGTCCTGCGCGCTCGTGCTGACCCTTCCCAAACATCGGGTCGACGAGGCCGCCATTTGA
- a CDS encoding enolase C-terminal domain-like protein has protein sequence MPRIITADVFKLRYDLGGYKLSYGPLTDMFPVLLKLTDSDGNVGWGEANPQQPFTEEDADEVIQVLKDELLPILLAEQDCEPAEIDGLLDKVRPEKHLLAKGAVSIALLDIKGKRLGVPVANLLGQVIRTSLPVSHPLNNGTAEDDIAVVDAKLKEGYVDFMLKMGAPSSTIADEIKRVAILDERYGKSVRFKADANTGWTREQAAEFLAGVENSLLAFVEEPIAKGDIDGMAELQKNTSLLISADESLTGMASAKRIIEQRAAMVFSIKITKNGGPLRAQALANLAKDNGILCYANSMGEGGITQAASLHLAVTTSNLIDIGHSFRSVLRLTGDVTNFASFIKNGIVYLPEGPGLGIIVDEDKVRQNALVSHHLARD, from the coding sequence ATGCCTCGGATCATCACAGCGGACGTCTTCAAGCTCCGCTACGATTTGGGTGGCTATAAGCTGTCCTATGGCCCGCTGACCGACATGTTCCCCGTCCTGCTCAAACTGACAGACAGCGACGGCAATGTCGGTTGGGGTGAGGCTAATCCGCAGCAGCCCTTTACGGAGGAGGATGCTGACGAGGTCATCCAGGTCCTCAAAGACGAACTGCTGCCGATCCTTTTGGCAGAGCAGGATTGTGAGCCGGCGGAGATTGACGGCCTGCTCGATAAGGTCCGACCGGAAAAGCATCTCCTTGCCAAGGGCGCTGTCAGCATCGCGCTGCTCGATATTAAGGGCAAAAGGCTCGGCGTCCCGGTTGCAAATCTGCTTGGCCAAGTGATCCGCACATCGCTTCCGGTGTCGCATCCGCTCAATAACGGCACGGCTGAAGACGACATCGCGGTGGTCGATGCAAAGCTCAAAGAGGGCTATGTCGATTTCATGCTCAAAATGGGCGCGCCCTCGTCGACGATCGCTGACGAAATCAAGCGCGTGGCGATCCTCGATGAGCGTTATGGCAAGAGCGTTCGATTCAAGGCCGATGCCAATACGGGGTGGACCCGTGAGCAGGCTGCTGAGTTTCTGGCAGGCGTTGAGAACTCGCTTCTCGCCTTCGTCGAAGAGCCCATCGCGAAAGGCGATATCGACGGCATGGCCGAGCTCCAGAAGAATACGAGCTTGTTGATCTCGGCCGACGAGAGCCTGACAGGTATGGCGAGCGCAAAGCGGATTATCGAGCAACGCGCTGCGATGGTCTTCAGCATCAAGATTACAAAGAATGGAGGGCCGTTGCGCGCTCAGGCTTTGGCTAACCTCGCCAAAGACAATGGCATTCTTTGTTATGCGAACTCGATGGGAGAGGGGGGCATAACGCAAGCGGCCTCACTGCATCTGGCAGTCACGACATCCAATCTCATCGATATTGGGCATTCGTTCCGGTCGGTTCTGCGCCTGACAGGCGACGTGACGAACTTCGCTTCTTTCATCAAGAATGGGATTGTCTACCTGCCCGAAGGACCAGGGTTGGGTATCATCGTCGACGAGGACAAGGTGCGGCAAAACGCACTCGTCTCGCACCATCTGGCACGCGACTGA
- the ald gene encoding alanine dehydrogenase codes for MRVGVPKEIKNHEYRVGLTPASVAELTAAGHEVIVQTQAGMGIDFEDQDYVDAGARIVPNAGAVFSGADMIVKVKEPQQSEIAMLEPRHLLFTYLHLAADKPQAEGLMASGATCIAYETITSPRGGLPLLKPMSEVAGRMSVQVGAHYLEKGQGGRGVLLGGVPGVAPARVAILGGGIAGVNAAQMAVGMRADVTIYDISNDRLAELDMVFGSQIKTAYASKAAIAAAVARAHLVIGAVLVPGAAAPKLVTRDMLKTMKRGSVLVDIAIDQGGCFETSHATTHDDPVFEVDGIIHYCVANMPGAVARTSAFALNNATLPFVLKLAHLGADAAMAADPHLAAGLNVSGGKIRHKAVADALDLPFAA; via the coding sequence ATGCGCGTCGGCGTTCCAAAGGAAATCAAGAACCACGAATATCGCGTCGGCCTGACCCCGGCCTCGGTCGCCGAACTGACCGCTGCCGGCCACGAAGTCATCGTCCAGACCCAGGCGGGCATGGGCATCGATTTCGAGGACCAGGATTATGTCGATGCGGGCGCGCGGATCGTGCCCAATGCCGGCGCGGTCTTTTCGGGCGCCGACATGATCGTGAAGGTGAAGGAGCCGCAGCAGAGCGAGATCGCGATGCTGGAACCGCGCCACCTCCTCTTCACCTATCTCCACCTCGCGGCGGATAAGCCGCAGGCCGAAGGGCTGATGGCGTCGGGCGCGACCTGCATCGCCTATGAAACGATCACCTCGCCGCGCGGCGGCCTCCCCCTCCTCAAGCCTATGTCCGAAGTCGCGGGCCGCATGTCGGTGCAGGTCGGCGCGCATTATCTGGAAAAGGGCCAAGGCGGTCGCGGCGTGCTGCTGGGCGGCGTTCCGGGCGTCGCGCCCGCGCGGGTCGCGATCCTCGGCGGCGGCATTGCCGGCGTGAATGCGGCGCAGATGGCGGTCGGCATGCGCGCCGACGTGACGATCTACGACATCTCGAACGATCGCCTTGCCGAACTCGACATGGTCTTCGGCAGCCAGATCAAGACGGCCTATGCCAGCAAGGCCGCGATTGCAGCCGCCGTCGCCCGCGCGCATCTCGTGATCGGTGCGGTGCTGGTCCCCGGCGCCGCTGCGCCCAAGCTCGTCACCCGCGACATGCTCAAGACGATGAAGCGCGGCTCCGTCCTCGTCGATATCGCGATCGATCAGGGCGGCTGCTTCGAAACCAGCCATGCCACCACGCATGACGATCCGGTGTTCGAAGTCGACGGCATCATCCACTATTGCGTCGCCAACATGCCCGGCGCGGTCGCCCGCACCTCGGCCTTCGCCCTCAACAACGCCACCCTGCCCTTCGTGCTCAAGCTCGCCCATCTGGGCGCCGACGCCGCGATGGCCGCCGATCCGCACCTCGCGGCCGGCCTCAACGTCTCGGGCGGCAAGATCCGGCACAAGGCGGTCGCTGACGCGCTCGATCTGCCGTTCGCGGCATAG
- the phhA gene encoding phenylalanine 4-monooxygenase: protein MAVTHVYETPPEGVASDWTMPQNWDRFTDAEHATWDRLVAQQSRALDGLACSAFLSGLDILRLSKPGIPDLRELNARLGAATGWEIVAVPGVIPNQPFFEHLAERRFPAANFLRSADSLDYSEEPDMFHDLFGHLPTLTDPVFADFMMAYGKAGLRAEKLGATDYLGRLYLHTVEFGIVRENGSLRGFGAGMLSSYSETVHALTSPNVRRLTFDLSRVMQTDYLFDKFQPTYFVIDSFEHLLKVTSQTDFGPIYERLQGQPLLAADAECEGDILAA from the coding sequence ATGGCTGTGACGCATGTGTACGAAACCCCTCCGGAGGGCGTCGCATCCGACTGGACGATGCCGCAAAATTGGGATCGCTTTACCGATGCTGAGCATGCGACTTGGGATCGGCTGGTGGCTCAACAGTCACGCGCCCTTGATGGCCTAGCGTGCAGCGCCTTCCTGAGCGGTCTGGATATTTTGCGGCTGTCGAAGCCAGGTATACCGGATCTGCGTGAGCTCAATGCACGACTGGGCGCTGCCACAGGTTGGGAGATCGTCGCCGTTCCTGGGGTTATCCCAAATCAGCCCTTTTTCGAGCATCTGGCGGAACGTCGCTTTCCCGCCGCCAACTTTCTTAGATCGGCAGACTCGCTTGATTATAGCGAGGAGCCGGACATGTTTCATGACCTGTTCGGCCATTTGCCGACCCTGACCGATCCGGTCTTCGCAGACTTCATGATGGCATATGGCAAAGCCGGATTGCGTGCCGAAAAGCTTGGCGCGACCGACTATCTGGGTCGCCTCTATTTGCACACGGTCGAGTTCGGCATCGTGCGTGAGAATGGCAGCCTACGTGGCTTTGGTGCTGGTATGTTGTCGAGCTACAGCGAGACGGTCCATGCGCTGACATCGCCCAATGTCCGCCGGCTCACATTCGACCTCAGTCGTGTGATGCAGACCGACTATTTGTTCGATAAATTCCAGCCGACCTATTTCGTCATCGACAGCTTCGAGCATCTTTTGAAGGTGACGTCCCAAACCGATTTCGGTCCGATCTACGAACGGCTGCAAGGGCAACCTTTGCTCGCAGCCGACGCCGAGTGCGAAGGCGACATTCTGGCCGCTTGA
- a CDS encoding Lrp/AsnC family transcriptional regulator: MPIDLCCSNLRPLIGGMTMDRIDWKILSELETDGRMSFADLGERVGLSKSPCWSRVRDLEEEGAIQGYSAQIDPAALGLAVQCYAFVRISLDGHEEFEKAASAHPAIIECHTTAGDSDYLLRIFARSVDHLDDLLRHEMSRLPGVHRLSTTICLKTIKTRAPLTRWATAPASGGR, from the coding sequence TTGCCGATCGATCTGTGCTGCAGCAACCTGCGGCCTTTGATCGGAGGGATGACAATGGACCGGATTGACTGGAAGATCTTATCAGAGCTCGAAACGGATGGGCGGATGTCGTTCGCCGATCTTGGCGAACGCGTGGGCCTGTCCAAATCTCCTTGCTGGTCGCGTGTGCGCGATCTGGAAGAGGAAGGCGCCATTCAGGGCTATAGTGCGCAGATCGACCCTGCCGCGCTGGGGCTGGCCGTACAATGCTATGCCTTCGTTCGGATCAGCCTCGACGGACATGAAGAGTTCGAGAAGGCTGCGAGCGCCCACCCCGCCATTATCGAGTGCCACACGACGGCGGGCGACAGTGATTATCTGCTGCGGATCTTCGCGCGTTCGGTCGATCATCTCGACGACCTGTTGCGCCATGAAATGTCGAGATTGCCCGGTGTGCACCGCCTCTCGACCACCATCTGTCTCAAAACCATCAAAACTCGTGCGCCTTTGACCCGTTGGGCGACCGCACCCGCCTCGGGAGGGCGTTGA
- a CDS encoding tryptophan 2,3-dioxygenase: protein MSIRAFVEDGVETFEAKIDGETIQWDKGLSYAKHLQTEQLLSAQIPVSDKPDEMLFIIMHQTMELWLKLVLHEAKLVVAGIRADDLDHAGKTLDRIATIQRHMIHSWEVLATLTPHDFLTFRGFLRKASGFQSHQYRELEFLLGNKREDLLLVHNDDVAAHERLTAALGAPSLYDELLRLLARRGFPIPASHLNRDFSQPYQPCDAVEDAWLAIYSDVEAHWDLYAFAEKITALEYYFQEWRFKHMKTVARVIGQKMGTGGSAGVNYLVKALSLSFFPELWSMRTRMVAPKEGPNYADPPAGSVA from the coding sequence ATGTCGATCCGTGCTTTTGTCGAAGATGGCGTCGAGACCTTTGAAGCCAAGATCGATGGCGAGACGATCCAGTGGGACAAGGGCCTGTCCTACGCCAAGCACCTCCAGACCGAGCAGCTCCTGTCCGCCCAGATCCCAGTGTCGGACAAGCCTGATGAGATGCTCTTCATCATCATGCACCAGACGATGGAGCTATGGCTCAAACTGGTGTTGCACGAGGCGAAGCTGGTCGTAGCGGGGATACGCGCTGACGACCTCGATCATGCTGGCAAGACGCTGGACCGGATCGCGACAATCCAGCGTCATATGATCCACAGCTGGGAAGTGCTGGCGACGCTAACCCCGCACGACTTTCTCACCTTCAGGGGTTTCTTGCGCAAAGCATCGGGCTTTCAGTCGCACCAATATCGCGAGCTGGAGTTCCTGCTGGGCAACAAGCGCGAGGACCTCCTGCTTGTTCATAATGACGATGTCGCTGCACATGAACGGCTGACCGCGGCGCTTGGCGCGCCATCGCTTTATGACGAATTGCTGAGGCTCCTTGCCAGGCGGGGGTTTCCGATCCCTGCGTCGCATCTCAATCGGGACTTTAGCCAGCCATATCAGCCTTGCGATGCTGTCGAGGATGCTTGGCTAGCTATCTATTCCGATGTCGAGGCGCATTGGGATCTCTACGCTTTTGCCGAGAAGATCACGGCGCTCGAATATTATTTCCAGGAATGGCGCTTCAAACACATGAAGACCGTCGCTCGTGTGATCGGGCAAAAGATGGGGACGGGTGGTTCGGCTGGCGTCAACTATCTGGTCAAAGCGCTGAGCCTCAGCTTTTTCCCCGAGCTTTGGTCGATGCGCACGCGGATGGTCGCGCCCAAAGAAGGACCCAATTATGCTGACCCGCCGGCGGGATCCGTCGCATGA
- the kynB gene encoding arylformamidase, whose translation MRLWDISQTLRPAMPMWPGEAPFAIQRNAEISAQCPVNVGAMDTPLHAGTHADAPVHYDVHGLASADCELAPYVGRCVVLDVRHALGRVEPDDVDWAALGDVPRVIFRTYDTFPTDRWDSNFTAIAPTVIAMLREAGVCLVGTDAASLDPEQSKTLDAHREIQAGDMRILEGLVLDEVPAGQYELIALPLKIAQADASPVRAILREII comes from the coding sequence ATGAGGCTGTGGGATATCTCGCAGACGCTGCGACCCGCTATGCCGATGTGGCCAGGCGAAGCGCCTTTTGCGATCCAGCGCAACGCTGAGATCAGCGCGCAATGTCCCGTCAATGTCGGCGCAATGGACACGCCGCTTCATGCGGGGACCCATGCGGATGCTCCTGTCCATTATGACGTGCATGGTCTTGCCAGCGCTGACTGCGAGCTCGCGCCTTATGTCGGGCGCTGTGTTGTGCTCGACGTTCGCCACGCACTCGGGCGGGTTGAGCCTGACGACGTTGATTGGGCCGCGCTCGGTGATGTCCCGCGGGTGATCTTTCGCACCTACGACACTTTCCCCACCGATCGCTGGGATTCCAACTTCACGGCTATCGCACCGACCGTCATCGCCATGTTGCGCGAAGCGGGCGTCTGCCTCGTCGGCACTGACGCAGCATCGCTCGATCCTGAGCAATCCAAAACGCTGGACGCACATCGCGAAATCCAAGCCGGCGACATGCGCATCCTGGAAGGGCTCGTCCTCGATGAGGTGCCGGCTGGCCAATATGAGCTGATCGCGCTGCCTCTGAAGATCGCACAGGCCGATGCAAGCCCCGTTCGCGCCATTTTACGGGAGATAATTTGA
- the kynU gene encoding kynureninase: MNFDPAEIADLDARDPLRAFRDEFQLRHGLIYVDGNSLGAAPKATAAQLAAAVSQQWGEGLITSWLGANWSTAPQRIGDKIARIIGAASGEVIAADSTSVNIFKALTAALSLRPDRHIILSESTNFPTDVYMMQGISAFSGGRIQSVAVEPEAVLERLDEDVAVLLLTQVHYKSGLVRDMAEVTRRAHEKGVLVIWDLSHSAGAIEVDLNGAKADFAVGCGYKYLNGGPGAPAFLFVAERHHSARPVLSGWFGHASPFTFEEDYRPAEGITRFLCGTPPVLGLVALEAGVDLLCRADMRELRKKSLRLSQLFIEQMEERCGEFGFTLVSPLEPDLRGSQISYAHPNSYEIVQALKAFEVIGDFRAPDVLRFGLTPLYLRYADIVEAVERIREVCVTRAWDKPEYRERAAVT; this comes from the coding sequence ATGAACTTTGACCCCGCCGAGATTGCCGATCTCGATGCTCGCGATCCGCTGCGCGCCTTTCGCGATGAGTTTCAGCTCCGCCACGGCCTCATTTACGTCGATGGCAATTCCTTGGGCGCGGCGCCCAAAGCAACCGCAGCGCAGCTTGCCGCTGCGGTATCCCAGCAATGGGGGGAGGGGCTGATTACCTCTTGGTTGGGAGCAAATTGGTCGACGGCACCGCAGCGCATTGGCGACAAGATCGCGCGGATCATCGGCGCGGCATCGGGTGAGGTAATCGCCGCGGATTCGACGTCGGTGAATATCTTTAAGGCGCTAACGGCGGCTCTATCGCTCAGGCCCGATCGCCATATCATCCTGTCTGAGAGCACCAATTTCCCAACCGACGTCTATATGATGCAGGGGATTTCCGCCTTTAGCGGCGGGCGCATTCAGTCCGTAGCTGTTGAACCCGAAGCTGTGCTGGAGCGGCTTGACGAGGATGTCGCAGTCCTTCTGCTCACCCAAGTTCACTACAAATCAGGCCTCGTGCGCGACATGGCCGAGGTCACTCGGCGTGCTCACGAAAAGGGCGTGCTCGTAATTTGGGATCTCAGCCACAGCGCTGGTGCGATCGAAGTCGACCTTAACGGCGCGAAAGCCGATTTCGCCGTCGGCTGTGGTTATAAATATTTGAATGGCGGCCCTGGTGCACCAGCTTTCCTATTTGTCGCTGAGCGGCATCATTCGGCTCGACCGGTGCTCTCGGGCTGGTTTGGACATGCCAGCCCCTTCACCTTTGAAGAGGATTACCGACCGGCCGAGGGGATCACACGTTTCTTGTGCGGCACGCCGCCGGTGTTGGGCCTTGTCGCTCTCGAGGCCGGCGTCGATCTACTGTGTCGCGCAGATATGCGCGAGCTGCGCAAGAAGTCGCTTCGACTGAGCCAGCTCTTCATCGAACAGATGGAAGAACGTTGCGGCGAATTTGGATTCACGTTGGTCAGCCCTCTCGAGCCTGATCTGCGTGGGAGCCAGATCTCCTATGCGCACCCCAACAGCTATGAGATTGTCCAGGCGCTCAAAGCCTTTGAGGTTATCGGCGACTTTCGTGCGCCAGATGTCCTGCGCTTCGGTCTGACCCCGCTCTACCTACGTTATGCCGACATCGTCGAGGCCGTCGAGCGGATCCGCGAGGTCTGCGTAACGCGCGCCTGGGACAAGCCTGAATATCGCGAACGCGCCGCGGTGACCTGA
- a CDS encoding carbon-nitrogen hydrolase family protein, whose translation MMLELPKSKVAAVQAAPIFLNPAATVDKACALIAEAASNGAKLVAFPEVFVAGYPYWNWLMTPIEGGAWFERLCRSAITVPGPEVDRLCAAAREHDCVVVIGINERDPRSVATIYNTNLIIGANGTLLGKHRKLVPTWAEKLSWAGGDGSSLKVYDTAVGPLGTLACGENTNTLARFALLSEGELVHVANYIALPVAPASYDMAAAIRIRATAHSFEGKLFTIVACSTVSEEIIEAMSAERPANRALLERKNSAFSGVIDPAGNVIGDPLIDDEGIVYAEIDLSACIQPKQMHDIIGAYNRFDIFDLRVDRRARASASFRDEPEALEAEPVKPQA comes from the coding sequence ATGATGCTCGAATTGCCCAAGTCGAAGGTTGCAGCGGTCCAGGCCGCACCAATCTTCCTCAATCCCGCTGCCACAGTCGACAAGGCCTGCGCCCTGATCGCGGAGGCTGCGAGCAATGGCGCGAAGCTCGTCGCCTTTCCCGAGGTCTTTGTCGCTGGCTATCCCTATTGGAACTGGCTGATGACGCCGATCGAAGGCGGGGCATGGTTCGAACGCTTGTGCCGCTCCGCGATCACCGTGCCCGGCCCGGAAGTCGATCGGTTATGCGCTGCCGCCCGCGAGCATGATTGTGTGGTCGTAATTGGCATTAATGAGCGCGATCCTCGATCGGTCGCGACGATCTACAACACCAATCTCATCATTGGCGCCAATGGCACTTTGCTGGGCAAGCACCGCAAGCTCGTGCCGACTTGGGCCGAGAAGCTCAGCTGGGCGGGCGGCGATGGATCGAGCCTCAAAGTCTATGACACAGCGGTAGGTCCGCTGGGGACGCTCGCCTGCGGCGAGAATACCAACACGCTCGCACGCTTCGCGCTCCTCTCAGAAGGCGAGTTGGTGCACGTCGCCAATTATATCGCGCTGCCCGTTGCGCCTGCATCCTACGACATGGCGGCCGCGATCCGCATTCGCGCCACGGCCCATAGTTTTGAAGGCAAGCTCTTCACCATCGTCGCCTGCTCGACCGTGAGCGAGGAGATCATTGAGGCGATGTCGGCAGAACGTCCGGCTAATCGAGCCCTCCTCGAGCGCAAGAATAGCGCTTTTTCGGGCGTCATCGATCCGGCCGGCAATGTGATTGGCGACCCGCTCATCGATGATGAGGGGATTGTCTACGCTGAGATCGACCTGAGTGCATGCATTCAGCCCAAGCAAATGCACGACATCATCGGAGCCTATAACCGCTTCGATATCTTCGATCTGCGTGTCGACCGTCGAGCGCGCGCCTCAGCCTCTTTTCGTGATGAACCCGAGGCTCTCGAAGCCGAGCCCGTCAAACCTCAAGCCTAG